The proteins below are encoded in one region of Penicillium psychrofluorescens genome assembly, chromosome: 4:
- a CDS encoding uncharacterized protein (ID:PFLUO_006561-T1.cds;~source:funannotate): MKLFLTLLALLPLALAAKSLKSVIVTFPEGTPDSVINQAKDSLVASGGIITHEYHLIRGFAAEAPVKSLEALSTQDSEYKANVEEDKVVSIDGDYEGQAHSF, encoded by the exons ATGAAACTGTTTTTGACTCTGTTGGCTCTACTTCCGTTGGCGCTGGCCGCCAAGTCGCTCAAATCCGTGATCGTCACCTTCCCGGAGGGCAcgccggactcggtgatCAATCAGGCCAAAGACTCGCTGGTGGCCTCG GGTGGCATTATTACTCATGAATATC ATCTCATTCGGGGCTTTGCGGCTGAGGCTCCCGTCAAGTCTCTCGAGGCCCTATCCACGCAGGACAGCGAGTACAAAGCCAACGTcgaggaggacaaggtgGTGTCCATCGATGGAGACTACGAGGGCCAGGCACACTCGTTCTGA
- a CDS encoding uncharacterized protein (ID:PFLUO_006562-T1.cds;~source:funannotate): MSEHTVTKVLLEWINSFSLGRTLRATDELTDGIILWEILQDIDPQYFLDEIPERTPADHWVAKWQNLKHIHKLLLSYIRHQNDDTLPSGLDPSPDLEAVAEKAAPKETNKLLKLLLIAAISSPNAGTYVQTLQELSTSTQEGLKDIIEEAHNGQHEPLDSADELKEELAKADRPDLELQFEERVGKVIAENDRLTHEKKELEKALEDLHNRLARLQENNDTLQNRLASTEDRLVTLKSGKGEGFNAKALESKTRQQDDLIASQEAKLSAVNDELDSLRMTVESLRVKNQRYQRLQDDYDELRTERDQLARKANAAEKYRQKLQANQDFEKENQTLKNQIKDFQQQLKETDSSQRWSSERNVELEEYRKLLPQLEQDTNEIQHQKKQLEFNNHALTERLQSAAEENERNDALISELRERLRELEGSGSPSPGSGTPKKHTLHNDFEALGVKESQLKSENEELKREMESLKAPSTTVEPAPQFEGFSESFNASVHLARENSTQGEEYWKLYETYTGSLKKIAEVQDLLDKTKTDLSNAQAESKLPFIQDLAGWLTVIAVRIVNVEKVDMLHELEEHNSAELTKLRGDWEGLTQNIHSLEGEVDASQTLVREMAAEREELRKMLDNKQTEISSEDQEVMNEMQMLLGEFETHNNEGETPQKSSFELLKQCAGVLEKNIERLAQRAEYIQQQNELIKSLHERMKNYEENLDDGISKERELELQKVIDDQARELSLVGSAWYHLQSRWQSSNNTVSRYRHGASLAEAQKGWLAKQRTAVAGQ, from the exons ATGTCGGAACACACCGTGACCAAGGTTCTGCTGGAATGGATCAACAGCTTCTCCCTGGGCAGGACCCTCCGAGCCACGGATGAATTGACCGATGGAATTATCCTGTGGGAAATCCTGCAGGACATCGATCCCCAGTATTTCCTCGATGAGATCCCCGAACGTACCCCCGCCGACCACTGGGTGGCCAAGTGGCAGAATCTCAAGCACATCCAcaagctgctgctcagcTACATCCGCCACCAGAACGATGATACCCTGCCCTCCGGTCTCGATCCGTCGCCCGATCTCGAAGCCGTCGCCGAGAAAGCCGCCCCCAAGGAGACCAACAAGTTGTTGAAACTCCTCCTGATCGCGGCGATCAGCTCGCCCAACGCGGGAACCTACGTGCAGACGCTCCAGGAGCTCAGCACCTCCACCCAGGAGGGCCTCAAGGATATCATCGAGGAGGCGCATAATGGCCAGCACGAACCCCTGGACTCGGCCGACGAGTTGAAAGAGGAACTGGCCAAAGCAGACCGCCCAGACTTGGAACTGCAGTTTGAGGAACGCGTCGGCAAGGTGATTGCGGAGAATGATCGCCTCACAcacgagaagaaggagctAGAGAAGGCGTTAGAGGACCTGCACAATCGTCTGGCGCGTCTGCAGGAGAACAACGACACCCTGCAGAACCGCCTCGCGTCGACCGAGGATCGGCTGGTGACACTCAAGTCTGGAAAGGGCGAGGGGTTCAACGCAAAGGCGCTGGAGAGCAAAACGCGCCAACAGGATGACCTGATCGCGTCCCAGGAAGCGAAACTGTCTGCTGTCAATGATGAACTCGACAGTCTCCGGATGACCGTCGAGTCCTTACGCGTCAAGAATCAACGCTACCAAAGGCTGCAGGATGACTACGACGAGCTCCGCACCGAGAGAGATCAGCTCGCGCGCAAGGCCAACGCGGCAGAGAAATACCGCCAGAAGCTTCAGGCGAACCAGGActtcgagaaggagaacCAGACCCTCAAGAACCAGATCAAAGATTTCCAGCAACAGCTAAAGGAAACGGACTCATCACAACGATGGTCCTCGGAGCGCAATGTGGAGCTCGAAGAGTACCGAAAGCTTCTGCCACAACTGGAGCAGGACACCAACGAGATCCAGCACCAGAAGAAACAGCTCGAGTTCAACAACCACGCTCTTACGGAACGGCTTCAGAGTGCGGCTGAAGAGAATGAAAGGAACGACGCTTTGATCAGCGAGCTCCGCGAGCGTTTGCGGGAGCTCGAGGGCTCCGGTAGTCCATCTCCCGGGTCTGGGACGCCGAAGAAGCACACATTGCATAATGATTTCGAGGCCCTTGGTGTCAAAGAATCCCAGCT GAAATCCGAAAACGAAGAATTGAAACGCGAAATGGAGTCCTTGAAGGCCCCGTCAACCACCGTAGAG CCGGCTCCTCAATTCGAAGGCTTCTCCGAGAGCTTTAACGCGTCCGTGCACCTTGCGCGCGAAAATTCCACTCAAGG CGAGGAGTACTGGAAACTGTATGAGACCTACACCGGGTCCCTTAAGAAGATTGCAGAAGTGCAGGACCTCCTGGACAAAACCAAAACGGACCTTTCCAATGCACAGGCTGAAAGTAAATTACCCTTCATCCAAGACCTGGCCGGGTGGCTGACAGTTATCGCAGTTCGCATTGTCAACGTCGAGAAAGTCGATATGCTCCATGAGCTCGAAGAACACAATTCAGCCGAGCTAACCAAGCTCCGTGGCGACTGGGAAGGTCTCACGCAGAACATTCACAGTCTGGAGGGCGAAGTGGATGCCAGCCAGACTCTTGTCCGCGAAATGGCCGCCGAACGGGAGGAATTGCGCAAGATGCTTGACAACAAGCAAACCGAGATCAGCTCCGAGGATCAGGAGGTGATGAATGAAATGCAGATGCTGCTAGGTGAATTCGAGACCCACAACAACGAGGGTGAAACGCCTCAGAAATCGAGTTTCGAGCTTCTCAAGCAGTGCGCCGGGGtcctggagaagaacattgAGCGGCTCGCCCAACGCGCAGAG TACATTCAACAACAAAATGAACTCATCAAGTCACTTCATGAACGCATGAAGAATTACGAGGAGAACCTGGATGACGGCATCTCCAAAGAGCGCGAG CTTGAGCTCCAAAAGGTCATCGACGACCAGGCCCGAGAACTCAGCCTCGTGGGCTCCGCTTGGTATCATCTACAAAGCCGGTGGCAGAGCAGCAACAACACGGTGTCTCGCTATCGACATGGAGCctcgctggcggaggcgCAGAAGGGCTGGCTAGCCAAGCAGCGAACTGCAGTTGCCGGCCAGTAG
- a CDS encoding uncharacterized protein (ID:PFLUO_006563-T1.cds;~source:funannotate), giving the protein MASRSFMPLRRSLAQLSAPNARAAGRRMGRQVRGYATEQKERESQKFTVWRPYLRLAVGVPFIGAIIYSMMTGEITELDAPSIVELDEALKQSSAINESSPMRLRMEKLIKEHQQKIIEELGRIDGQQFRTDTWTRPNGGGGISCVLQDGNVFEKAGVNVSVVYGELPRAAIEKMRADHKSFVQAEVESLSFFAAGLSLVLHPHNPMAPTVHLNYRYFETSDPKDPINGDKNWWFGGGTDLTPSYLFPEDVQHFHKTIKDACDRHDATYYPKFKAWCDKYFYLPHRGESRGVGGIFFDDLDANFLQASAGSSSNPQETLFSFVSDGLASFLPSYVPIIEQRKDMPFTSAQKEWQQLRRGRYVEFNLVYDRGTSFGLRTPNARVESILMSLPRTASWAYMDPVSGTRTETMSTDEEELGEDKTSEKELIDVLRHPRQWV; this is encoded by the exons ATGGCCTCCCGATCATTCATGCCTCTGCGGAGGTCTCTAGCCCAGCTCTCCGCCCCGAATGCCCGGGCTGCTGGTCGTCGCATGGGCAGACAAGTGCGCGGATATGCCACAGAGCAAAAAGAGCGCGAGTCGCAGAAATTCACAGTCTGGAGACCCTACCTGCGGCTCGCAGTCGGGGTGCCTTTCATCGGCGCGATTATATACTCCATG ATGACAGGTGAAATAACCGAGCTTGATGCCCCTTCCATTGTCGAACTCGACGAAGCCCTGAAACAATCCTCGGCCATCAACGAGTCCTCGCCCATGCGCCTGCGCATGGAGAAGCTCATCAAGGAACACCAGCAGAAAATCATCGAGGAACTCGGCAGGATCGATGGCCAGCAGTTCCGCACGGATACTTGGACGCGTCccaatggcggcggcggtaTTTCGTGCGTGCTGCAGGACGGGAACGTGTTTGAGAAGGCCGGCGTGAATGTCTCCGTGGTCTATGGAGAACTGCCGCGGGCAGCAATTGAGAAAATGCGCGCGGACCACAAGTCTTTCGTCCAGGCCGAGGTAGAATCCCTCAGTTTCTTTGCTGCGGGCCTCTCACTAGTCTTGCATCCGCACAACCCGATGGCGCCCACCGTGCATCTGAACTATCGGTACTTTGAGACCTCAGATCCGAAAGATCCCATCAATGGAGACAAGAATTGGTGGTTTGGGGGTGGCACGGATTTGACCCCGTCATACCTGTTCCCCGAAGACGTGCAGCACTTCCACAAGACGATCAAGGACGCCTGCGACCGCCACGACGCGACATACTACCCCAAGTTTAAGGCCTGGTGCGACAAGTATTTCTACTTGCCTCACCGTGGCGAGTCCCGTGGAGTCGGCGGCATTTTCTTCGATGACCTCGACGCCAACTTCCTGCAGGCCTCTGCCGGATCATCGTCCAATCCTCAGGAGACGCTGTTCTCCTTTGTTTCCGACGGACTGGCCTCTTTTCTGCCATCCTATGTGCCCATCATCGAACAGCGCAAAGATATGCCCTTTACCTCGGCCCAAAAGGAGTGGCAGCAGCTTCGTCGGGGCCGCTATGTGGAATTTAATTTGGTCTATGACCGGGGTACCAGCTTTGGCCTGCGCACGCCCAATGCCCGTGTTGAAAGCATCCTGATGAGTCTTCCGCGCACCGCCAGTTGGGCTTACATGGATCCTGTTTCCGGAACACGAACTGAAACCATGTCTACGGATGAGGAGGAATTGGGTGAGGACAAGACCAGTGAAAAGGAGCTGATCGATGTACTTCGACATCCCCGGCAATGGGTATAA